A genomic region of Jaculus jaculus isolate mJacJac1 chromosome 10, mJacJac1.mat.Y.cur, whole genome shotgun sequence contains the following coding sequences:
- the Mios gene encoding GATOR complex protein MIOS, which yields MSGTKPDILWAPHQVDRFVVCDSELSLYHVESTVNSELKAGSLRLSEDSAATLLSINSDTPYMKCVAWYLNYDPECLLAVGQANGRVVLTSLGQDHNSKFKDLIGKEFVPKHARQCNTLAWNPLDNNWLAAGLDKHRADFSVLIWDICSKYTPDIVAMEKVRLSAGEAETTLLVTKPLYELGQNDACLSLCWLPRDQKLLLAGMHRNLAIFDLRNTSQKMFVNTKAVQGVTVDPYFHDRVASFYEGQVAIWDLRKFEKPVLTLTEQPKPLTKVAWCPTRTGLLATLTRDSNIIRLYDMQHTPTPIGDETEPTIIERSVQPCDNYIASFAWHPTSQNRMIVVTPNRTMSDFTVFERISLAWSPITSLMWACGRHLYECAEEESDNSLEKDIATKMRLRALSRYGLDTEQVWRNHILAGNEDPQLKSLWYTLHFMKQYTEDMDQKSPGNKGSLVYAGIKSIVKSSLGMVESSKHNWSGLDKQTDIQNLNEERILALQLCGWIKKGTDVDVGPFLNSLVQEGEWERAAAVALFNLDIRQAIQILNEGASSDKGDLNLNVVAMALSGYTDEKNSLWREMCSTLRLQLNNPYLCVMFAFLTSEAGSYDGVLYENKVAVRDRVAFACKFLSDSQLNRYIEKLTNEMKEAGNLEGILLTGLTKDGVDLMESYVDRTGDVQTASYCMLQGSPLDVLKDERVQYWIENYRNLLDAWRFWHKRAEFDIHRSKLDPSSKPLAQVFVSCNFCGKSISYSCSSVPHQGRGFSQYGVSGSPTKSKVTSCPGCRKPLPRCALCLINMGTPVSSCPGGSKSDEKVDLSKDKKLAQFNNWFTWCHNCRHGGHAGHMLSWFRDHAECPVSACTCKCMQLDTTGNLVPAETVQP from the exons ATGAGCGGTACCAAACCTGATATTTTGTGGGCACCACACCAGGTTGATAGATTTGTTGTATGTGACTCAGAACTGAGCCTTTATCATGTAGAATCTACTGTGAATTCAGAACTCAAAGCTGGATCTTTACGCTTATCTGAAGACTCGGCAGCTACTCTACTGTCTATAAATTCAGACACACCCTATATGAAATGTGTTGCTTGGTATCTTAATTATGATCCTGAATGTCTCCTAGCTGTTGGACAAGCAAATGGTCGAGTTGTACTTACAAGTCTTGGTCAAGATCATAACTCAAAATTTAAAGATTTGATAGGAAAAGAATTTGTTCCAAAACATGCACGACAATGCAATACTCTGGCGTGGAATCCATTGGATAATAACTGGCTTGCTGCTGGTCTAGATAAACACAGAGCTGACTTTTCAGTGCTAATATGGGATATCTGCAGCAAATATACTCCTGATATTGTTGCCATGGAAAAAGTGAGACTTTCAGCAGGTGAAGCTGAAACAACATTATTAGTAACAAAACCACTTTATGAATTAGGACAGAATGatgcttgtctttctctgtgttggcttCCACGAGACCAAAAACTTCTCCTTGCTGGAATGCATCGGAACCTAGCCATCTTTGATCTTCGGAATACAAGCCAAAAGATGTTTGTAAATACAAAAGCTGTTCAGGGGGTGACAGTAGACCCATACTTCCATGATCGGGTTGCTTCCTTCTATGAAGGTCAGGTTGCAATATGGGATCTTAGGAAATTTGAGAAGCCAGTTTTAACTCTGACTGAGCAACCAAAGCCCTTAACAAAAGTAGCATGGTGTCCAACCAGGACTGGTCTGCTTGCCACTTTAACAAGGGATAGTAATATTATTAGGTTGTATGATATGCAACATACACCCACTCCCATTGGGGATGAAACTGAGCCCACAATAATTGAAAGAAGTGTGCAGCCTTGTGACAATTACATTGCTTCCTTTGCATGGCATCCAACAAGTCAAAATCGAATGATAGTTGTAACTCCCAACCGAACAATGTCTGACTTCACTGTATTTGAAAGGATATCTCTTGCTTGGAGTCCAATTACATCTTTAATGTGGGCTTGTGGTCGTCATTTGTATGAATGTGCAGAAGAAGAAAGTGATAATTCTTTAGAAAAAGACATAGCAACAAAAATGCGCCTTCGAGCTTTATCAAGGTATGGACTGGATACAGAACAGGTTTGGAGAAACCACATTTTAGCTGGAAATGAAGATCCACAGCTCAAGTCTCTCTGGTATACTCTGCACT TTATGAAGCAATATACAGAAGATATGGATCAGAAATCTCCAGGCAACAAAGGATCATTGGTTTATGCAGGAATTAAATCAATAGTGAAATCATCTTTGG GAATGGTGGAAAGCAGCAAACATAATTGGAGTGGGTTGGACAAACAAACTGATATTCAGAACTTAAATGAAGAGAGAATCTTGGCTTTACAGCTGTGTGGGTGGATAAAGAAAGGAACAGATGTAGATGTGGGGCCATTTTTGAACTCCCTTGTACAAGAAGGGGAATGGGAGAGAGCTGCTGCTGTGGCTTTGTTCAACTTGGATATTCGACAAGCAATCCAAATCCTGAATGAAGGGGCATCTTCAGACAAAG GAGATCTGAACCTCAATGTGGTAGCAATGGCTTTATCAGGGTATACGGATGAGAAGAACTCCCTATGGAGAGAAATGTGTAGCACTCTACGATTGCAACTTAACAACCCATATCTGTGTGTCATGTTTGCATTTCTGACAAGTGAAGCAGGATCTTATGATGGAGTTTTG TATGAAAACAAAGTTGCAGTACGTGACAGAGTTGCATTTGCTTGTAAATTCCTTAGTGATTCTCAG tTAAATAGATACATCGAAAAGTTGACCAATGAAATGAAAGAAGCTGGAAATTTGGAAGGGATTTTGCTTACAGGCCTTACTAAAGATGGAGTGGACTTGATGGAAAGTTATGTTGATAGAACTGGAGATGTCCAGACAGCAAGTTACTGCATGTTACAG GGCTCACCTTTAGATGTTCTCAAAGATGAGAGGGTTCAGTACTGGATTGAAAATTATAGAAATTTATTAGATGCCTGGAGGTTTTGGCATAAACGAGCTGAATTTGATATTCACAGGAGTAAGTTGGATCCCAGTTCCAAACCTTTAGCACAG GTGTTTGTGAGCTGCAATTTTTGTGGCAAGTCAATCTCCTACAGCTGTTCATCTGTACCCCATCAGGGTAGAGGTTTTAGCCAATATGGTGTGAGTGGCTCACCAACAAAATCCAAAGTCACAAGTTGCCCTGGTTGTCGAAAACCCCTTCCTCGATGTGCACTTTGCCTCATTAATATGGGAACACCTGTTTCTAGCTGTCCTG GAGGATCCAAATCAGATGAAAAGGTGGATTTGAGCAAGGACAAAAAGTTAGCTCAGTTTAACAACTGGTTTACATGGTGTCACAATTGTAGGCATGGAGGGCATGCCGGACATATGCTTAGTTGGTTCAG GGACCATGCAGAGTGTCCTGTGTCTGCATGTACATGTAAATGTATGCAGTTGGACACAACTGGGAACCTGGTACCTGCAGAGACTGTCCAGCCATGA